In one window of Methanoculleus chikugoensis DNA:
- a CDS encoding hydrogenase subunit gives MIEAPFVDGIVRFIFVAIVITAVFLISARSLPFLLQTYRLQSLLLAALAVAIFFAEGSTVLLWIAALTVASKVLVIPYFIGEIQERISIRRDLEFRYLAPASSILVSIALIVGVYLSLGNILSPVHADAEPIFFFGAVIGISLMLMGMLVLFSRKKAITKVLGYLSMENGVLIFGICVTELPFIMDVMIMIDLIILVLLTTILTVGIDSTIEVYEEKIRRYSLWNSLWKAREDAP, from the coding sequence ATGATAGAAGCACCCTTCGTCGACGGCATCGTCCGGTTCATCTTCGTCGCGATCGTCATCACGGCCGTCTTCCTGATCTCGGCTCGGTCGCTCCCCTTCCTGCTCCAGACCTACCGGCTGCAGTCGCTCCTGCTTGCGGCGCTCGCGGTGGCCATCTTCTTCGCGGAAGGAAGCACGGTTCTCCTCTGGATAGCCGCCCTCACGGTCGCGAGCAAGGTGCTCGTCATCCCGTACTTCATCGGGGAGATCCAGGAGCGGATCAGCATCCGCCGTGACCTGGAGTTCCGTTACCTGGCGCCCGCGAGCTCGATACTGGTCTCCATAGCGCTGATCGTCGGCGTCTACCTCTCGCTCGGCAACATCCTCTCACCGGTCCACGCAGACGCCGAACCGATATTCTTCTTCGGCGCGGTCATCGGCATCTCGCTGATGCTGATGGGGATGCTCGTCCTCTTCTCGAGGAAGAAGGCGATCACCAAGGTGCTCGGTTACCTCTCGATGGAGAACGGAGTCCTCATCTTCGGCATCTGCGTCACCGAACTCCCGTTCATCATGGACGTCATGATCATGATCGACCTCATCATCCTGGTACTCCTGACGACAATCCTCACGGTCGGCATCGATTCGACGATTGAAGTCTACGAAGAGAAGATACGGCGATATTCGCTCTGGAACTCGCTCTGGAAGGCGCGGGAGGATGCGCCATGA
- a CDS encoding respiratory chain complex I subunit 1 family protein, with protein MSVSFAVFAVLNIGFVLLVSPLFMSLIKIVKARAQGRRGPRLLQTYYNLAKLLRKETIYSPVSSWVMRATPYVCLSMAVVAALFVPLLYIPEPVAGFGNVILFLYLLGLARFFTALSGLDAGSTFGGMSSSRDMSLAAVIEPTSIVVMAALAVVARSLNFLEIARNNAGMLFPASATMILIGISLFIILVVETGRIPVDNPETHLELTMVHEGMVLEQSGRNLAMMEYAGAIKQTLFIAIMVSVLMPFGPVTELSAAGVLFAMGLFVVKGSVVSVILGLFESSIAKMRFFSLPNLFIIAYFFSVLTIFIEVFA; from the coding sequence ATGAGCGTCTCCTTCGCCGTCTTTGCAGTCTTGAACATCGGGTTCGTCCTCCTGGTCTCGCCGCTCTTCATGAGCCTGATCAAGATCGTGAAGGCCCGGGCACAGGGGCGGCGCGGACCGCGCCTCCTGCAGACGTATTATAACCTCGCCAAACTCCTCCGGAAGGAGACGATCTACTCCCCGGTCTCCTCGTGGGTCATGCGGGCCACCCCCTATGTCTGCCTGAGCATGGCCGTCGTCGCGGCGCTCTTCGTACCCCTGCTGTACATCCCCGAACCGGTGGCCGGGTTCGGGAACGTCATCCTCTTCCTCTACCTGCTGGGGCTGGCCCGGTTCTTCACGGCGCTCTCCGGCCTCGACGCCGGGAGCACCTTCGGGGGGATGAGCTCCTCGCGGGATATGAGCCTTGCAGCCGTCATCGAACCGACCTCCATCGTCGTCATGGCGGCGCTCGCCGTCGTGGCCCGATCCCTGAACTTCCTTGAAATTGCGCGGAATAATGCGGGAATGCTCTTTCCGGCATCCGCGACGATGATCCTCATCGGGATCTCGCTCTTCATCATCCTGGTCGTCGAGACCGGCCGGATCCCGGTCGACAACCCCGAGACCCACCTCGAACTGACGATGGTGCACGAGGGCATGGTTCTCGAACAGTCGGGAAGAAACCTCGCCATGATGGAATACGCCGGCGCCATCAAGCAGACGCTCTTCATCGCCATCATGGTCTCGGTGCTGATGCCCTTCGGGCCCGTGACCGAACTCTCGGCGGCGGGCGTCCTCTTCGCCATGGGCCTCTTCGTGGTGAAAGGATCGGTCGTCTCGGTGATCCTCGGCCTCTTTGAGTCGTCGATAGCGAAGATGCGGTTCTTCTCCCTCCCGAACCTCTTCATCATCGCCTACTTCTTCTCGGTACTTACGATCTTCATCGAGGTGTTTGCATGA
- a CDS encoding proton-conducting transporter membrane subunit: MIGVILSLLAAGFSLLLLGTILPLLIRREDTPVRTASLTATLLGSALLAGAALPVLLHATTVSATLWQMLPGIDFTVVLDRLSALFLLILGVVGIADAVYSFGYVEHCNHPIRRNLLVSLMNLFILSMGMVILAGTTVQFLVFWEMMAIASLFLVLYDVEDEGVGRAGLFYAVMSQFSTVFLFIGFILLYGETGTFALVPAAPLASPAAIAAFLCLFIGFSVKAGIVPFHKWLPYAHPASPSNISALMSGVMLKVAVYGLVRAVLDIFTLDFAIGAVILLFGTASAILGIIYAYKETDIKCLLANHSIENIGIIFSGIGLAVIFTDLGMPALSTLSLLAALFHSFNHALFKSLLFMTAGSVVAATRTRNVEEMGGLVHRMPLTAGLFCTGAVAIAAFPPLNGFVSELMLFESFFFGLQAVDPLTKVLLISTLSLLSLTGALTAACFVKVFGIAFLAHPRSASAADAEEQCRPMLLGPAILAGLCVVAGVGSFQIFRALGYDLPLPDMLVVGTLMAATLVVVFLAAARTAPKTRVSETWGCGILSQNSRMEYTETGYAEPVVTIFSSIYRKEKKIEKTWLDPDRTIVAGARIEMSLIRFFEEYLYLPVARGALAVSSLVRRFHAGTLDTYMLYTFVIIVILVLGLGWFI, encoded by the coding sequence GTGATCGGAGTGATTCTCTCCCTCCTGGCTGCCGGTTTCTCTCTGCTCCTTCTCGGCACGATCCTCCCGCTCCTCATCCGGCGGGAAGATACGCCGGTCCGCACCGCCTCGCTCACGGCGACCCTTCTCGGGTCGGCCTTACTCGCGGGAGCCGCACTCCCGGTGCTCCTTCACGCCACGACCGTCTCCGCGACGCTCTGGCAGATGCTCCCCGGGATCGACTTCACCGTCGTGCTCGACCGGCTCTCGGCCCTCTTCCTGCTCATCCTGGGCGTCGTCGGGATCGCCGACGCGGTATACTCCTTCGGCTACGTGGAGCACTGCAACCACCCGATCCGCAGGAACCTCCTTGTCTCCCTGATGAACCTCTTCATCCTCTCGATGGGGATGGTGATCCTCGCCGGAACCACGGTTCAGTTCCTCGTCTTCTGGGAGATGATGGCGATTGCGTCGCTCTTCCTCGTCCTGTACGACGTTGAAGACGAAGGAGTCGGGCGGGCGGGCCTCTTCTACGCGGTGATGTCCCAGTTCTCCACGGTCTTCCTCTTCATCGGGTTTATCCTCCTCTACGGCGAGACGGGCACGTTCGCCCTTGTCCCGGCCGCGCCGCTCGCCTCCCCCGCGGCCATCGCGGCGTTCCTCTGTCTCTTTATCGGCTTCTCGGTCAAGGCAGGCATCGTCCCGTTCCACAAGTGGCTCCCGTACGCCCACCCGGCCAGCCCCTCGAACATCTCCGCCCTGATGTCGGGCGTGATGCTTAAGGTCGCCGTCTACGGCCTCGTTCGCGCAGTCCTCGACATATTCACGCTCGATTTCGCCATAGGCGCCGTCATCCTCCTCTTCGGCACCGCGAGTGCAATCCTCGGGATCATCTACGCGTATAAAGAGACCGATATCAAATGCCTCCTCGCCAACCACAGCATCGAGAACATCGGGATCATCTTCAGCGGGATCGGTCTTGCCGTGATCTTCACCGACCTCGGGATGCCGGCGCTCTCGACGCTCAGCCTCCTTGCAGCCCTCTTCCACTCCTTCAACCACGCCCTCTTCAAGAGCCTCCTCTTCATGACGGCGGGATCGGTCGTCGCCGCCACCCGCACCCGGAACGTGGAGGAGATGGGCGGGCTCGTCCACCGGATGCCGCTCACCGCGGGCCTCTTCTGCACCGGGGCCGTCGCCATCGCCGCGTTCCCGCCGCTGAACGGGTTCGTCAGCGAACTGATGCTCTTTGAGTCGTTCTTCTTCGGCCTCCAGGCCGTCGACCCGCTCACGAAAGTCCTCCTCATCTCCACCCTCTCGCTCCTCTCCCTGACGGGAGCCCTGACGGCGGCCTGTTTCGTCAAGGTCTTCGGGATCGCCTTCCTCGCCCATCCCCGGTCGGCCAGCGCCGCGGATGCAGAGGAACAGTGCAGGCCGATGCTCCTCGGCCCCGCGATCCTGGCCGGCCTCTGCGTCGTCGCGGGCGTCGGCTCGTTCCAGATCTTCCGAGCCCTCGGCTACGACCTCCCTCTGCCCGACATGCTCGTCGTCGGCACGCTGATGGCCGCCACCCTCGTCGTCGTCTTCCTCGCGGCGGCGAGGACCGCCCCAAAGACCCGGGTCTCGGAGACCTGGGGATGCGGCATCCTCTCCCAGAACAGCCGGATGGAGTATACGGAGACGGGCTACGCTGAACCCGTGGTCACCATATTCTCCTCGATATACAGGAAAGAGAAGAAGATCGAGAAGACCTGGCTCGACCCCGACCGGACGATCGTTGCGGGGGCCCGGATCGAGATGTCGCTCATCAGGTTCTTCGAGGAGTACCTCTACCTCCCGGTCGCCCGGGGAGCCCTCGCCGTCTCCTCGCTCGTCCGGAGATTCCACGCAGGAACCCTGGACACGTACATGCTCTACACCTTCGTGATCATCGTCATCCTGGTGCTCGGGCTGGGGTGGTTCATATGA
- a CDS encoding GNAT family N-acetyltransferase — protein MPEYTSRTYDEDRSLLTLQSIVAEDFRTAGGLRRRLLRTDAAQPPTRIEGSLVVRELFPHEFPHVEEEVWSHYRDRKVHPGGDRIFGALAGEYLVGTARCRKHPDGCEVDRVYVLSEYRGRGIDRQLMDLLVRECGERDILYLHSRTGLINFYASFGFSPISRRELPKTIRERFIFHTGEVEALGITPMKREPGSQAGELQRT, from the coding sequence ATGCCAGAGTATACCAGCCGTACTTACGATGAGGACAGGTCTCTCCTCACGCTCCAGAGTATCGTTGCCGAGGACTTCCGGACTGCCGGTGGCCTGAGGAGAAGGCTCCTCAGGACGGATGCAGCGCAGCCGCCCACCAGGATCGAAGGCTCCCTCGTGGTTCGCGAACTCTTCCCCCACGAGTTCCCGCACGTCGAAGAAGAGGTGTGGAGCCACTACCGCGACCGGAAGGTGCATCCGGGCGGCGACAGGATCTTCGGGGCGCTGGCTGGAGAATACCTCGTCGGCACTGCCCGGTGCCGCAAACACCCGGACGGCTGCGAGGTGGACAGGGTCTACGTCCTCTCAGAATACCGGGGCCGGGGAATCGACCGACAACTGATGGATCTTCTCGTCCGCGAATGCGGTGAACGGGATATCCTGTACCTGCATTCCCGTACCGGGCTCATCAACTTCTACGCGTCCTTCGGCTTCTCCCCCATCTCCAGGAGGGAACTCCCGAAGACGATCCGGGAGCGGTTCATCTTCCATACCGGAGAGGTGGAAGCCCTCGGGATCACGCCCATGAAGCGGGAACCGGGCTCGCAGGCCGGAGAACTTCAGCGGACGTGA